A region from the Branchiostoma lanceolatum isolate klBraLanc5 chromosome 2, klBraLanc5.hap2, whole genome shotgun sequence genome encodes:
- the LOC136428180 gene encoding insulin-like growth factor-binding protein complex acid labile subunit: MMFDVQILTLFCVATSLTGVHACPPECTCFHDVPSVHCNAPTLDHIPRGIPSNTTLLQMKGTQLRVVRKGDLAGLPLLKILYLFNNKLQTIEVGAFDDVPAIVDIEIGNNQISDLPPGVFRGCGQLQTVAADGNPLTKIRQGVFNDLPKLQEVRFTYNHIETIEVGAFSNLSNSMYLGLQNNQIRAIRKGAFGAPVGAKQLQLQNNNISFIESGALSAFSEISTLTLDNNEISSLTGALQGLGNTDVISLKSNQIVALDENTFQGLHKLSRLDISSNHPRAITGKVFANLSSLNFLDLHNNMIVKIDSTLPNGIEQLVLSANQISAVTENTFKGLRALQSLDLSDNQLGAITGQVFANLSSLKSLNLHNNKLVRMDSPLPNGIGQVMLSSNLLPQVPPLPGALDMLDLSHNPLESLVQGQFSHIPSITTLGLSGIKYFIEKGTIDAGVFTGLGRLGTLNLADNNLTRVPSEALGKINQLETLNLSGNEIPTLNPNDFVNMTNITRLDLSGNNLTSVPEAVFDKLIRMYELDLSDNPIVFVGPRAFSKDLAAIHLDHTKLRIIDETAFNESVEVKWLRLNDNYLQFLPGGIYKPLTFYGDLMELEDMTNNPWTCDCQMYEYAQYVRSPAAFALHTLECAGPGSLKGQILRKVPLNTLKCDCPHTSTPTIDTRGSSTVVPTGHRAVLKCQVTACPEAAVIWTTPTGVSLTSDSQHPGLSVLSDGSLVVVSASSEDSGTYSCMAANYLGKATATVNLRVTNGPQTTTDTSVTTT; encoded by the exons ATGATGTTTGACGTGCAGATCCTCACGCTCTTCTGCGTCGCCACGTCTCTGACTGGTGTGCACGCCTGCCCCCCAGAATGTACGTGTTTTCACGATGTACCCAGCGTGCATTGCAACGCCCCAACTCTGGACCATATTCCTAGGGGCATCCCGAGTAACACTACTCTGCTGCAGATGAAAG GAACACAACTCCGTGTAGTTAGGAAAGGTGATCTGGCAGGACTCCCACTGCTGAAAATCTTGTATCTCTTCAACAACAAACTACAAACAATCGAGGTCGGCGCCTTTGACGATGTCCCAGCAATTGTGGACATCGAGATCGGGAACAACCAGATATCCGACCTCCCTCCGGGTGTCTTCAGGGGGTGCGGTCAGCTACAGACTGTGGCTGCAGATGGAAATCCGCTCACTAAAATACGGCAGGGAGTTTTCAACGACTTACCAAAGTTGCAG GAAGTGCGGTTCACCTACAACCACATCGAGACCATAGAAGTGGGAGCTTTCTCCAACCTATCTAACTCTATGTACTTAGGTTTGCAAAACAACCAGATCCGGGCGATAAGGAAAGGCGCGTTCGGTGCTCCGGTAGGGGCAAAACAACTCCAGTTGcagaacaacaacatttctttcaTCGAGTCGGGTGCACTCTCGGCATTCAGTGAAATAAGCACGCTTACTCTTGATAACAACGAAATATCAAGCCTAACGGGTGCGCTCCAAGGTCTAGGCAATACAGACGTCATCAGCTTGAAGAGCAATCAGATAGTGGCACTGGACGAAAACACGTTCCAGGGACTTCACAAGCTCAGTCGACTGGACATCTCTAGCAACCATCCGCGCGCCATCACGGGAAAGGTGTTCGCTAACCTTTCCAGTCTGAACTTTCTTGATCTGCACAACAACATGATTGTGAAAATAGATTCGACATTACCGAACGGGATAGAGCAACTAGTGTTGTCCGCTAACCAGATATCAGCTGTCACTGAAAACACATTTAAAGGACTTCGCGCCCTCCAAAGTCTGGACCTGTCGGACAACCAACTTGGCGCCATCACTGGACAGGTGTTCGCTAACCTTTCAAGTCTGAAGTCTCTTAACCTGCACAACAACAAACTTGTCCGCATGGACTCACCGCTACCCAACGGCATAGGGCAAGTAATGCTGTCCTCTAACCTGCTTCCCCAAGTACCACCGCTACCGGGCGCTCTTGATATGCTAGACCTGTCGCACAACCCGCTGGAGTCGCTCGTACAGGGACAGTTCTCCCACATCCCCAGCATCACCACCCTTGGTCTCTCCGGTATAAAGTACTTCATAGAAAAAGGCACCATTGACGCGGGCGTGTTTACTGGACTGGGCCGGCTGGGAACTTTGAACCTCGCCGATAACAACCTTACTCGGGTCCCGTCGGAAGCGCTCGGGAAGATCAACCAGTTGGAAACACTCAACTTATCAGGAAACGAGATTCCAACCCTCAATCCTAATGACTTCGTCAACATGACGAACATTACAAGACTCGATCTTAG TGGAAACAATCTGACGTCAGTCCCGGAGGCTGTCTTCGACAAGTTGATACGGATGTACGAATTGGACCTCTCCGACAACCCCATTGTTTTTGTCGGACCAAGGGCCTTCAGCAAAGATCTTGCTGCCATCCATTTGGATCATACAAAACTTCGTATCATAG ATGAAACTGCCTTCAATGAATCAGTTGAGGTGAAGTGGCTGAGACTGAACGACAACTATCTGCAGTTTCTGCCGGGAGGGATCTACAAACCTTTGACTTTCTACGGAGACTTGATGGAGCTTGAGGACATGACTAACAACCCTTGGACGTGTGACTGTCAGATGTACGAGTACGCGCAGTATGTGAGATCCCCTGCG GCCTTTGCCCTCCATACGCTCGAATGTGCGGGCCCAGGGAGTTTGAAGGGACAGATTCTGCGGAAGGTCCCCCTGAATACTCTGAAGTGTGACTGTCCGCACACATCCACCCCAACCATAGACACTAGAGGGAGCTCCACAGTTGTTCCTACCGGACACCGAGCAGTGCTCAAGTGTCAG GTGACGGCCTGCCCTGAAGCAGCGGTCATCTGGACGACCCCTACTGGCGTAAGTCTGACCTCCGACTCCCAACATCCGGGTCTCAGTGTCCTGTCAGACGGAAGTCTAGTCGTCGTGTCAGCGTCATCAGAGGACTCGGGCACTTACAGCTGCATGGCGGCCAACTACCTCGGCAAGGCTACGGCAACGGTCAACCTCAGGGTCACCAACGGGCCCCAGACCACCACGGACACGAGTGTGACCACGACGTGA